One Microbacterium sp. W4I20 DNA window includes the following coding sequences:
- a CDS encoding helix-turn-helix transcriptional regulator, which yields MEDISVITAVHHPLRRRIFDYLLLYGTSQVTAIARALDSQVGSISHHLRMLERAGVVERAEDTTGDRRTSWWKLARRGMSWSTDDFEDSPADALLAREAERQGIRMQIERLQRWRRRRGEAVYGEYDAFNTERTAWASPDEIRDLSERVRRVLDEWQESIDLDDGRPRVPIFFFSHAFPTAP from the coding sequence GTGGAAGACATCTCCGTGATCACCGCCGTGCATCATCCCCTCCGGCGCCGCATCTTCGACTACCTGCTCCTGTACGGGACGTCCCAGGTGACGGCGATCGCCCGCGCACTGGACAGCCAGGTGGGGAGCATCAGCCATCACCTGCGGATGCTGGAACGCGCCGGCGTCGTGGAGCGCGCGGAGGACACGACCGGTGACCGGCGCACCAGCTGGTGGAAGCTCGCCCGCCGCGGGATGTCGTGGTCGACGGACGACTTCGAGGACTCACCGGCCGATGCGCTGCTCGCCCGAGAGGCGGAGCGTCAGGGCATCCGGATGCAGATCGAACGACTGCAGCGCTGGCGACGACGCCGCGGCGAGGCGGTGTACGGCGAGTACGACGCGTTCAACACGGAGCGGACGGCCTGGGCGTCGCCCGACGAGATCCGCGATCTGTCCGAGCGCGTGCGGCGCGTTCTCGACGAGTGGCAGGAATCGATCGATCTCGACGACGGCAGGCCCCGCGTGCCGATCTTCTTCTTCTCGCACGCGTTCCCGACGGCGCCGTGA